The following are encoded together in the Methylomonas methanica MC09 genome:
- a CDS encoding esterase — protein sequence MKAIKMHPLQVFIIAASLLSGCASNEIYRSDYRPCDVSAGNACELNSQHNYNIGADDEYTLGFVEIDDQGQMRDRKQMQALLDTLYQKAAQESILLTVFVHGWHHNARPGDTNIESFKENLARISKIESRRAKELGRPPRKIAGVYIGWRGESIDVPPFNYLTFWDRKSTAQDVGYLGITELLIKLEEIANVRNSMTPPIKSRLVVIGHSFGGAVVFSATSQILASRFIDSRENKGFTDTAKGFGDLVVLLNPAFEALRYSPFYDLAQARCSYFPEQVPRLAILTSEADDATGILFPMGRVFSTVFETHHDIERNECNHSLSLDEGAADRNTVGHYEPLISHTLTPVTEEKNLQLANYKNVKHIWSTQTPGNVTQYGSTVLTHLNNTNPRNPYLNIRVDEAIIADHNDVFNEKVMEFIRLLIGLSTED from the coding sequence ATGAAAGCCATCAAAATGCATCCATTGCAGGTGTTTATCATCGCAGCCAGCTTATTGTCCGGATGCGCATCCAACGAAATCTACCGTAGCGATTACCGGCCTTGCGATGTGTCCGCCGGCAACGCCTGCGAGCTAAATTCGCAACACAATTACAATATCGGTGCCGACGACGAATACACCCTGGGTTTTGTCGAAATCGACGACCAGGGCCAAATGCGCGACCGCAAACAAATGCAGGCCCTGCTGGATACGCTGTACCAAAAAGCCGCCCAGGAAAGTATTTTGTTGACGGTATTCGTGCACGGCTGGCACCACAATGCCCGTCCCGGCGATACCAATATTGAAAGTTTCAAGGAGAATCTCGCCAGAATCAGCAAGATCGAAAGCCGGCGTGCCAAGGAACTCGGCCGGCCGCCGCGCAAAATCGCCGGCGTGTACATCGGCTGGCGCGGCGAATCCATAGACGTACCACCGTTTAATTACCTGACCTTCTGGGACCGGAAAAGCACCGCCCAAGACGTGGGTTATCTCGGCATTACCGAACTACTGATCAAACTGGAAGAAATCGCCAATGTGCGCAATTCCATGACGCCGCCCATCAAAAGCCGGCTGGTAGTTATCGGCCACAGTTTCGGCGGCGCGGTGGTATTCAGCGCCACCTCGCAAATCCTGGCCAGCCGCTTCATCGACAGCCGGGAAAACAAAGGCTTTACCGATACCGCCAAAGGGTTTGGCGACTTGGTGGTATTGCTTAATCCGGCTTTCGAAGCCTTACGCTATTCGCCGTTTTACGACCTGGCCCAGGCGCGTTGCAGTTATTTTCCGGAACAGGTGCCGCGCCTAGCGATTTTGACCTCGGAAGCCGACGACGCCACCGGTATTTTGTTTCCGATGGGCAGGGTGTTCTCAACCGTGTTCGAAACCCATCACGACATAGAGCGCAACGAATGCAACCACTCGCTGTCGCTGGATGAAGGCGCAGCGGACCGCAATACGGTCGGTCACTACGAACCGTTGATCAGTCACACTCTGACGCCGGTAACGGAGGAAAAAAACCTGCAACTGGCCAACTACAAAAATGTAAAACACATCTGGAGCACGCAAACTCCGGGCAACGTCACTCAATACGGTTCAACGGTTTTAACCCATCTTAACAACACCAATCCGCGCAATCCCTACCTGAACATCCGGGTCGACGAAGCCATCATCGCCGATCATAACGACGTGTTTAACGAAAAGGTCATGGAATTCATCCGGTTGTTGATAGGCTTATCCACAGAGGACTGA
- a CDS encoding SRPBCC family protein, translating into MLELIMILAVVAVLFVLIVSRRPADFQVVRSAVMAAPAPLVFEQVNNLKKWDAWSPWAKLDPNAHNAFEGPEAGVGAVMRWAGNNKIGEGSMTIVDSLPGEFIRFKLAFLKPFKATNTAEFTFKAEGDQTLVTWRMFGSNNFIGKAMSLFMNCDAMVGGQFEQGLTAMKAIVEAA; encoded by the coding sequence ATGTTAGAACTGATAATGATTTTGGCGGTGGTCGCGGTTTTATTTGTGCTGATTGTCTCCAGGCGGCCGGCGGACTTTCAAGTCGTACGTTCCGCTGTGATGGCCGCGCCCGCGCCGTTAGTGTTTGAACAGGTGAATAACTTGAAAAAATGGGATGCCTGGTCGCCGTGGGCCAAACTCGATCCTAATGCCCATAATGCATTCGAAGGACCGGAAGCAGGTGTCGGCGCGGTGATGCGCTGGGCCGGCAACAATAAAATAGGCGAGGGCAGCATGACGATAGTCGACAGCCTGCCTGGCGAGTTTATTCGTTTTAAGTTGGCGTTTTTGAAACCGTTCAAAGCGACCAATACCGCGGAATTCACCTTTAAAGCGGAAGGCGATCAAACGCTGGTTACCTGGCGTATGTTCGGCAGCAATAATTTTATCGGCAAGGCCATGAGCCTTTTCATGAATTGCGACGCCATGGTGGGCGGACAGTTCGAACAAGGCTTGACAGCTATGAAAGCGATTGTGGAAGCGGCTTAA
- a CDS encoding RNA recognition motif domain-containing protein: protein MKLLIRNLPRSTTEAELRALFAEHGAVQSCSLVIDKETGGSKGFGFVEMPKPGEAKAAIKLLNGLDIAGSKIRVKKAEAKPGSGTDD, encoded by the coding sequence ATGAAATTATTGATACGTAATCTACCCCGCAGCACCACAGAAGCGGAACTCCGCGCCCTGTTTGCCGAACACGGCGCGGTGCAATCCTGCTCGCTGGTAATCGACAAAGAAACCGGCGGTTCCAAAGGTTTCGGCTTTGTCGAAATGCCCAAACCCGGCGAAGCCAAGGCGGCTATTAAACTGCTCAACGGCCTGGACATAGCCGGCAGCAAGATACGCGTCAAGAAAGCCGAAGCAAAACCCGGCAGCGGTACGGATGACTAG
- a CDS encoding bacteriophage T4 gp5 trimerisation domain-containing protein encodes MADVVNNFPNNRVETVGGNDSVTVSAGRNVTVGLNATLKVASNQTVTIGKDCSVTVGKNLKIQAGDSIELVVGNSKLLMKKDGTIVISGRDIILQASGDVDVKSGKNLVLKGSKVLQN; translated from the coding sequence ATGGCTGATGTGGTTAATAATTTTCCCAATAATCGCGTCGAAACCGTGGGGGGGAACGACAGTGTGACGGTCAGCGCAGGGCGTAATGTGACGGTAGGGTTAAATGCCACATTGAAGGTCGCGTCCAACCAAACCGTGACGATCGGTAAAGACTGCAGTGTAACCGTGGGTAAAAATCTGAAAATACAGGCGGGCGATTCGATTGAATTGGTCGTGGGTAATTCCAAGTTATTGATGAAGAAGGACGGCACCATCGTCATCAGCGGTCGGGATATTATCCTGCAAGCCAGTGGCGATGTTGATGTTAAGTCCGGTAAGAATCTGGTGTTGAAAGGGAGTAAAGTCCTGCAAAATTAA
- a CDS encoding VF530 family DNA-binding protein: MTRSYRQDPLHGLTLQILLTRLVERYGWEDMADKININCFSNDPSIASSLKFLRKTPWARQKVETLYLHTQWPDADD; this comes from the coding sequence ATGACTAGATCCTACCGGCAAGACCCCTTGCACGGCTTAACCCTGCAGATACTGCTCACCCGACTGGTGGAACGATACGGCTGGGAAGACATGGCCGACAAAATCAATATTAATTGTTTTTCCAACGACCCCAGCATCGCCTCCAGTCTGAAATTCCTGCGTAAGACCCCATGGGCCCGGCAAAAAGTCGAAACCCTTTATCTGCATACCCAATGGCCGGACGCAGACGACTAG
- a CDS encoding DUF1097 domain-containing protein, giving the protein MDKLTALSTSIALLAGVMAFFAVGPASGLFLIWVSTIAWAAYFLLGADKAALTNMLVCGSFGAVMGWIGALIIANIAPDTALGVPMMAALAVIETVWVMCMAAHFPKFAAIPASVLGYSCVFGYLLQTPDTLTHDALLGISLSNPLVLVCLSIALGAYFGVWSGQFAAKLETIKFKK; this is encoded by the coding sequence ATGGATAAATTGACAGCACTTTCTACCAGTATCGCCCTACTCGCCGGCGTAATGGCGTTTTTTGCAGTGGGTCCCGCCAGCGGCCTGTTTTTGATCTGGGTTTCGACCATCGCCTGGGCGGCCTATTTCCTGTTAGGCGCGGATAAAGCCGCGCTGACCAATATGTTGGTCTGCGGTTCTTTCGGCGCGGTTATGGGTTGGATTGGGGCATTAATTATTGCCAATATTGCACCCGATACCGCACTGGGCGTACCTATGATGGCGGCCTTGGCCGTGATAGAGACCGTTTGGGTGATGTGCATGGCGGCGCATTTTCCAAAGTTTGCGGCGATTCCCGCCAGCGTCTTGGGTTATTCCTGCGTATTCGGCTATTTGTTGCAAACGCCGGATACCTTGACGCACGATGCATTATTGGGGATTTCCCTGAGTAATCCGTTAGTGTTGGTCTGCCTTTCGATAGCATTGGGCGCTTACTTTGGGGTATGGTCCGGCCAATTCGCCGCCAAGTTGGAAACCATCAAATTTAAGAAATAG
- a CDS encoding CHAT domain-containing protein, whose translation MKIFLSYASPYRAIADDLCCRLQAAGHEVFFDREDLPPGTSFDDRIHSAIQSSELFIFLIAPEAVAQGHYTRTELKIASRKWPTPGWHVLPVQVAETPLKDVPAYLRALTIMQAEGNLAAEVVLEVQNLLRLHSQEAPPPKTHTPTSLLERLNYRSLPLRFRRDVSGGYSIALPESVSGGLLLDAAKLEQLLWSGAQAIDGSARRSINDSDLETLLPSAAKAREVGLALYDAVFNSSLCEQLNHYLHAIDPQRGQGIRFVIDTTEVPDLARLPWEFLYSPVHDDFLFSDRMKPIVRWLDVDQVTPTLAVEPPLRLLLVIAAPSDRPGLRVGEELAHLDSALAELTASGQVKTVRLDHASLESLDNALLQTRPHILHFIGHGDFVADEGVLVFESDTTPGASDIIAGRRLAVLLRNHLANLRLVFLNSCMGAAASRVDPFGGVAQSLIRRGIPAVIAMQFPIPDKAAVALSRHFYRYLAAGQPVDAALTSARAFLYARGYAVEWGAPALHMRAPDGRLFDIAELPNEVVAPAPVSAPEIARPATPVSATEPTMQARGIKNWKSFAALAVGSLLVGIGVWVNYGERVSDQPVEPIVIHTPVDINVDRTELIAESLALLRAGDSPAAAELLERLLKKDSAALSAQQLGTEHDPLALAVADAADTAFLQGDSQLGYRFAEILSAMAPFDEALEQRLNAQVGTWLGWGQAEAVEVSPGAGVGDADDGLWRYTVRKGDTLWRIAQHLTGDGRQWRNLQSYHNTQVERGKGGSLISDPRRIRPGQKIFVQPSATAAGEEYIDYHVSRGETLSKIALRVYGRKSLWRVIFQDNADSIADPGLIFPGQELRLRKI comes from the coding sequence GTGAAGATTTTTTTGTCTTATGCCTCGCCGTATCGCGCTATTGCCGATGATCTGTGCTGCCGTCTGCAGGCGGCCGGGCACGAGGTATTCTTCGATCGCGAAGACCTGCCGCCGGGTACCAGTTTCGACGACCGTATCCACAGCGCCATCCAAAGTTCTGAGTTGTTTATCTTTCTGATTGCGCCGGAAGCCGTCGCGCAAGGTCATTACACCCGTACCGAACTCAAGATAGCCAGCCGCAAATGGCCGACGCCTGGTTGGCATGTGTTACCGGTGCAGGTGGCGGAAACGCCGCTCAAAGACGTGCCTGCTTACTTGCGCGCGCTTACCATCATGCAGGCGGAAGGCAATTTGGCCGCCGAGGTGGTGCTGGAGGTGCAAAACCTGTTGCGCTTGCATAGTCAGGAAGCGCCGCCGCCCAAAACCCATACACCGACGTCGCTATTGGAACGTTTAAATTATCGCTCGCTGCCGTTGCGTTTCCGGCGTGATGTGTCCGGGGGCTATTCGATCGCTTTACCGGAGTCGGTGTCCGGCGGGCTGTTGCTTGATGCCGCCAAACTTGAACAGTTGTTATGGTCGGGCGCCCAAGCTATCGACGGTTCGGCGCGGCGGTCGATTAACGATAGTGATCTGGAAACCTTGCTACCATCCGCTGCGAAAGCCCGCGAGGTTGGATTAGCGCTTTATGATGCCGTGTTCAATTCGTCATTGTGCGAACAGCTTAATCACTATCTGCATGCTATCGACCCGCAGCGCGGCCAAGGCATACGCTTTGTGATCGACACCACCGAGGTTCCCGATCTGGCCCGATTGCCTTGGGAGTTTTTATATAGTCCCGTCCACGACGATTTTTTGTTTTCCGACCGTATGAAACCTATCGTACGTTGGTTGGACGTGGATCAAGTGACGCCGACCCTGGCGGTCGAGCCGCCTTTACGACTATTGCTGGTGATTGCCGCGCCAAGTGACCGGCCCGGTTTGCGGGTCGGTGAAGAACTTGCTCACCTGGACAGCGCGCTGGCCGAGTTGACCGCGAGCGGACAGGTGAAAACAGTCAGGCTCGATCACGCCAGCCTGGAAAGCCTGGATAATGCGCTGCTGCAAACCCGGCCGCATATCTTGCATTTTATCGGTCACGGCGATTTCGTGGCGGATGAGGGCGTTTTGGTGTTCGAATCCGATACTACGCCGGGTGCCAGCGATATCATAGCCGGGCGGCGACTCGCTGTGCTGCTGCGCAATCACCTAGCCAATTTACGCCTGGTGTTTTTAAATAGTTGCATGGGCGCTGCCGCTTCCAGGGTCGATCCATTCGGCGGCGTCGCGCAAAGCCTGATTCGCCGGGGTATTCCGGCTGTCATAGCCATGCAGTTTCCGATTCCCGACAAGGCGGCGGTTGCCCTGTCCCGGCATTTTTACCGCTATCTGGCAGCCGGTCAGCCGGTCGATGCTGCGCTTACTTCCGCGCGCGCTTTTCTCTATGCGCGTGGTTACGCCGTAGAGTGGGGTGCGCCGGCATTGCACATGCGGGCGCCCGATGGACGCTTGTTTGATATTGCCGAACTACCCAACGAGGTGGTTGCACCAGCGCCTGTGTCAGCGCCGGAAATAGCCAGGCCGGCGACACCGGTTTCCGCTACGGAGCCCACTATGCAAGCGCGTGGGATAAAGAATTGGAAGAGTTTTGCGGCGCTAGCGGTCGGCTCGCTACTGGTCGGCATCGGTGTGTGGGTGAATTATGGAGAACGGGTATCCGACCAACCAGTCGAGCCGATAGTCATTCATACACCTGTTGATATCAATGTTGACCGCACTGAGCTGATAGCGGAAAGCTTGGCTCTTTTGCGCGCCGGCGATAGCCCGGCGGCGGCCGAATTGCTGGAAAGGCTGCTGAAAAAAGATAGCGCTGCTTTGTCCGCGCAACAGCTTGGTACTGAGCACGATCCGTTGGCGTTGGCTGTGGCTGATGCTGCGGATACGGCCTTTTTACAGGGCGACAGCCAGCTTGGCTACCGGTTTGCGGAAATACTGTCGGCCATGGCGCCGTTTGATGAGGCGCTAGAACAACGGCTTAACGCTCAAGTGGGTACTTGGCTGGGTTGGGGGCAGGCGGAGGCGGTCGAGGTGTCGCCAGGTGCCGGTGTCGGCGATGCGGATGACGGCCTCTGGCGCTACACGGTACGCAAGGGCGATACGCTTTGGCGTATCGCGCAACATTTAACCGGCGACGGCCGGCAGTGGCGGAATCTGCAGTCATACCATAACACGCAGGTCGAACGGGGTAAGGGCGGTAGCCTGATCAGCGATCCCCGGCGTATCCGTCCAGGTCAGAAAATCTTTGTGCAGCCAAGCGCCACTGCTGCCGGTGAAGAGTATATCGATTATCATGTTTCGCGGGGTGAGACACTGTCAAAAATCGCGTTACGGGTTTACGGGCGTAAGAGCTTGTGGCGAGTCATTTTTCAGGACAATGCCGACAGTATTGCCGATCCGGGTTTGATTTTTCCCGGACAGGAATTGCGTCTGAGGAAAATTTGA
- a CDS encoding Crp/Fnr family transcriptional regulator produces MLQPDYSRLLLRCSECGKINRCLACALIGDQLRPTDSTPLQNLIQPKGHYIYNQGDEIKNLFFLKAGSVKNIYTNKRGDQQIINFYFPGEVIGLPQLQHSHHSSSAVTLEKSVICSFSLRFILANCEGNPHLLNTVLERFDAEIQHRHESLLAINHRSAGKRLADFLLELIYRHDLSRNYPILLSLTMSRADIANYLGLAPETISRILSKYEKSGLILVNKKKIQINNLNDLSACLE; encoded by the coding sequence ATGCTGCAACCCGACTACTCTCGATTACTGCTAAGGTGCAGCGAATGCGGAAAAATCAACCGCTGTTTAGCTTGCGCGTTAATCGGTGATCAACTGCGTCCCACGGACTCGACGCCCCTCCAGAATCTGATTCAGCCCAAAGGCCATTACATTTACAATCAGGGTGACGAAATAAAAAACCTGTTTTTCCTAAAAGCCGGCTCCGTAAAAAACATTTATACGAATAAGCGAGGGGATCAACAGATTATCAATTTCTATTTTCCGGGAGAAGTGATCGGGTTGCCACAGTTACAACATAGCCATCATTCCTCATCGGCAGTCACGTTGGAAAAGTCCGTTATTTGTAGCTTTTCTTTACGTTTTATCCTGGCCAATTGCGAAGGCAACCCTCATTTACTGAATACGGTTTTAGAACGCTTCGACGCCGAAATTCAACACCGTCACGAATCATTATTAGCTATCAACCATCGCAGCGCCGGCAAACGTTTAGCCGATTTTTTACTGGAACTGATTTATCGGCATGATCTGTCGCGTAACTATCCAATATTACTAAGCCTGACAATGTCCAGGGCGGACATTGCGAATTACCTGGGTTTGGCCCCCGAAACAATCAGCAGAATCTTAAGCAAATACGAAAAATCGGGTCTCATTCTCGTCAACAAGAAAAAGATCCAAATCAACAACCTAAATGATCTCTCCGCATGCCTGGAATAG
- a CDS encoding FIST signal transduction protein, whose translation MDCGGMIYLSSIDRGTIEGLLLNWRSQFPDMGVLAMIPEAEKSQVAKLQAQCRHHQIPICGAIFPQLIYGSEFRARGICLYRFDTMPYVALHTGVPDDAHESAQAIATGVSAELADDTPATLFLLLDGQLPNISTLLDELYLRLANRVHYAGANAGSETFQPMPCLFDSHSLVGNGVLVILLKPHQGAVLEHGYQTHAHSLPATSTDGNRIIHIDWRPAFEVYQELVRGQFGVEITRENFYRYAVHFPFGILRANHCTLVRIPVMLDDDNALFCIGEVPAHAMLTLLAAPRVDSLSTVETLQHGLAQLRGRPTANAVLLFYCAGRRQHLGQTAAAEELHTFSRLTQACCVAGALALGEIGESTLGGYPLFQNATLVTADWGTGA comes from the coding sequence ATGGACTGCGGCGGCATGATTTATTTATCTTCGATCGATAGGGGTACGATCGAAGGCTTGCTGCTGAATTGGCGATCACAGTTCCCGGATATGGGGGTTCTTGCCATGATTCCGGAAGCGGAGAAAAGTCAAGTAGCAAAATTGCAGGCGCAATGCCGTCATCATCAAATTCCCATCTGCGGAGCGATTTTTCCGCAACTGATTTACGGTAGTGAATTTCGCGCCCGCGGCATTTGCCTGTATCGCTTCGATACCATGCCTTACGTGGCGCTGCATACCGGCGTGCCCGACGACGCACACGAATCGGCACAAGCCATTGCGACCGGCGTCAGTGCCGAATTGGCCGATGATACGCCGGCTACACTGTTCTTGCTGTTGGACGGCCAGCTGCCCAACATCAGCACGCTGCTGGACGAACTTTATCTGCGGCTGGCTAACCGGGTGCATTACGCGGGTGCAAATGCCGGCAGCGAGACCTTTCAGCCGATGCCGTGCCTGTTCGATAGCCATAGTCTGGTGGGAAACGGCGTATTGGTAATATTGCTCAAGCCGCATCAGGGGGCGGTTCTGGAGCACGGCTACCAGACCCATGCACATTCGCTGCCGGCCACGTCGACGGACGGTAACCGTATCATTCATATTGATTGGCGCCCGGCCTTCGAGGTATATCAGGAGCTGGTGCGTGGACAATTCGGGGTGGAGATTACCCGGGAAAATTTTTACCGCTACGCCGTGCATTTCCCGTTTGGCATCTTGCGGGCCAATCATTGTACGCTGGTGCGCATCCCGGTAATGCTGGATGACGACAATGCGCTGTTTTGTATAGGCGAAGTGCCGGCTCATGCCATGCTGACCTTGCTGGCAGCGCCTCGGGTCGATTCTTTAAGCACCGTAGAGACCTTGCAGCACGGTTTAGCTCAATTGCGGGGCAGACCAACCGCCAACGCCGTGCTGTTGTTTTACTGCGCTGGACGCAGGCAGCACTTGGGGCAGACTGCTGCGGCCGAGGAACTGCACACTTTCAGTCGGCTTACCCAAGCCTGCTGTGTGGCCGGCGCGCTTGCCTTGGGCGAGATCGGCGAGTCGACCCTCGGGGGATACCCGTTATTTCAGAACGCCACGCTGGTAACGGCCGATTGGGGAACAGGCGCATGA
- a CDS encoding putative bifunctional diguanylate cyclase/phosphodiesterase, whose amino-acid sequence MKRDEVIPILYEMALTIGGETSVDPLLTRCLQRLLYYTSFPAGFICLDLPKADTDGMDFLTVTLDAAVGDYQLIKHVGEQLALPKQLLLGPALKADDQSELLSGMPATQGRYQAFLRLPIGNLGVIILMAPQMPETELPLTLMFDPIMAHLERAILLCRNNDRYAAQLIADKQQADTRAEFLALHDALTGLPNRGLLLDRIQQAMAMGTHTGQYGALMTLNIDHFKQLNDYYGYEACDQILIDTARRLEACVREGDTVARFGGDEFMLLIWPLPATQNEAAIQAEQIAQKVQKSLTPPLELNGRELAASFSIGISLFRAHLDALETVLRNAETSVYQAKIAGRNTIRFFDPGLQSVITTRLALEADLRRAMPLNEFRLYYQIQADDQGRITGAEVLIRWQHPKRGLVSPAVFIPLAEETGAIVEIGDWVMQMACEQLRAWQQHARMRHLELAVNVSAVQFHQQDFIDKVCRLMADYGEIAGLLKLELTESVMLDSAEEVIHKIQILKNLGLRFSMDDFGTGYSSLAYLKRLPLDQLKIDQSFVRDIANDPSAAVIIQTIIGMAQNLGLEVIAEGLETKEQLALLKQYGCRHYQGYLLGRPLPINEFDAVFAQANPGLAYE is encoded by the coding sequence ATGAAGCGCGATGAAGTCATCCCCATTCTTTACGAAATGGCCTTGACGATAGGCGGCGAAACCAGTGTTGATCCGCTGTTGACCCGCTGCCTGCAACGCTTATTGTATTACACCTCGTTTCCAGCCGGATTTATTTGCCTGGACCTGCCTAAGGCCGACACTGACGGCATGGATTTCCTGACTGTGACGCTGGATGCCGCAGTTGGCGATTATCAATTAATCAAGCATGTCGGTGAACAGCTTGCCTTACCCAAGCAATTACTGCTGGGACCGGCGCTAAAAGCAGACGACCAGTCCGAGCTACTGTCCGGCATGCCGGCGACGCAGGGCCGCTATCAGGCATTCCTGCGTCTGCCGATCGGCAATTTGGGCGTGATTATTTTGATGGCACCCCAAATGCCCGAGACTGAGTTACCGCTGACGCTGATGTTCGACCCGATCATGGCACATTTGGAGCGGGCCATTTTACTGTGCCGTAACAACGACCGATACGCGGCGCAATTGATTGCGGATAAACAGCAAGCCGATACCCGAGCCGAGTTTCTGGCCCTGCATGATGCGTTGACGGGTTTGCCGAACCGGGGCTTATTGTTGGACCGCATCCAGCAAGCCATGGCGATGGGTACCCACACAGGGCAATACGGCGCGTTGATGACCTTAAATATCGATCATTTCAAGCAACTGAACGATTATTACGGCTACGAGGCCTGCGACCAAATTTTGATCGATACGGCCAGAAGGTTGGAAGCCTGCGTTCGCGAAGGCGATACCGTGGCCCGTTTCGGCGGCGACGAGTTCATGCTGTTGATTTGGCCGTTGCCGGCTACGCAAAACGAGGCAGCCATTCAGGCTGAACAAATTGCCCAGAAAGTCCAGAAGAGCTTGACGCCGCCATTAGAACTAAACGGACGCGAGCTTGCGGCTTCCTTCAGTATTGGGATCAGTCTGTTCCGCGCGCATTTGGATGCCTTGGAGACCGTGTTAAGAAATGCCGAAACGTCGGTATATCAAGCCAAAATCGCCGGGCGCAACACCATTCGCTTTTTCGACCCCGGGCTGCAATCCGTGATCACCACCCGGTTGGCGTTGGAAGCCGATTTGCGGCGCGCCATGCCGTTAAACGAATTCCGTTTGTATTATCAAATACAGGCCGACGATCAGGGTCGGATTACCGGCGCGGAAGTCTTGATCCGCTGGCAACATCCCAAGCGCGGTCTGGTATCGCCCGCCGTATTTATACCCTTGGCGGAAGAAACAGGGGCGATTGTGGAAATTGGTGATTGGGTGATGCAAATGGCCTGCGAGCAATTGCGCGCTTGGCAACAGCATGCGCGCATGCGCCATCTAGAGTTGGCCGTGAACGTCAGCGCCGTACAATTCCATCAACAGGATTTTATCGATAAGGTTTGCCGTTTGATGGCCGATTATGGCGAGATTGCCGGCCTGTTGAAACTGGAACTCACCGAGAGCGTGATGCTGGACAGCGCCGAAGAAGTCATTCATAAAATACAGATATTGAAAAATTTGGGTCTGCGCTTCTCGATGGACGATTTCGGCACAGGCTACTCGTCCTTGGCGTACTTAAAACGTTTGCCGCTGGATCAGCTGAAAATCGACCAAAGTTTTGTGCGCGATATAGCCAACGACCCCAGTGCTGCCGTCATTATTCAAACCATCATCGGCATGGCGCAAAATCTAGGCCTGGAGGTTATCGCGGAAGGCCTGGAAACCAAGGAACAACTGGCGCTGCTGAAGCAGTACGGTTGCCGCCATTATCAGGGGTATTTGCTGGGCCGGCCGCTACCAATCAATGAATTTGATGCTGTTTTCGCGCAGGCAAACCCCGGCTTAGCGTACGAGTGA